A window of the Fibrobacter sp. UWH6 genome harbors these coding sequences:
- a CDS encoding PD40 domain-containing protein: MKAMKFVLPSLFATAMAFAQQGAPTGAAVDPTADEQKALDALKGKVEGIIAWSTSRANSHHDIWLMNADGTGAHALTASDNVDWFPRISPDGSKVLFNRSKGGWVPENDANYPEKWDLWMVNLDGSDAHKVVENATWGTWRPDGKSIVFSRAGKVFTMDLASKAETMILDGEVAFDKSGVILQEPNMSPDGKHLAITLRGSMRETGVWNLEKGGWTKSGDGCQIDWNFDGSKLYRVNPTGNGGTAAPSEILWFSAKDGKQVEKVGFFGIPKNVRLMDLPGRRSHEYFPRISPDGKWLVWGATDKGHDHDMFDYELYMWKIGEPVESATRITYHSGNDRWPDIWLGKVPVKAAPVATAADVKAQAAAAVAGGASDAKMDELIKAIDRLTDAVNALTRTQMDKNMAAEGAEHIPAGVAEAK, translated from the coding sequence ATGAAAGCAATGAAGTTTGTATTGCCCAGTCTGTTTGCAACTGCTATGGCTTTTGCCCAGCAGGGGGCTCCTACCGGAGCTGCCGTTGACCCCACCGCCGATGAACAGAAGGCTTTGGACGCCTTGAAAGGCAAGGTGGAAGGTATAATCGCCTGGTCTACAAGTCGAGCAAATTCTCATCACGATATCTGGCTTATGAATGCCGACGGAACTGGCGCTCATGCCCTGACTGCTAGTGATAATGTGGACTGGTTCCCCAGAATTTCCCCCGATGGATCCAAGGTGCTCTTTAACCGCAGCAAGGGCGGTTGGGTTCCCGAAAACGATGCCAACTACCCCGAAAAGTGGGACCTCTGGATGGTAAATCTGGATGGAAGTGATGCCCATAAGGTGGTTGAGAATGCGACCTGGGGTACGTGGCGCCCTGATGGAAAGTCTATTGTGTTTAGTCGTGCAGGCAAGGTCTTTACCATGGATTTGGCTTCCAAGGCAGAAACTATGATCCTTGACGGCGAAGTCGCTTTTGACAAGTCTGGCGTAATTCTTCAGGAACCGAATATGAGTCCTGATGGAAAGCATCTGGCTATTACTCTTCGCGGTTCCATGCGTGAAACTGGCGTCTGGAATCTGGAAAAGGGTGGCTGGACCAAGTCCGGTGACGGTTGCCAGATTGACTGGAATTTTGACGGTTCAAAGCTTTATCGCGTGAATCCTACGGGTAATGGCGGTACTGCCGCTCCTAGCGAAATTTTGTGGTTCTCTGCCAAGGATGGCAAACAGGTTGAAAAGGTTGGCTTCTTCGGTATACCCAAGAATGTTCGTCTGATGGATTTGCCGGGTCGTCGCAGTCATGAATACTTCCCCAGAATTTCCCCTGACGGGAAGTGGCTGGTGTGGGGTGCTACCGATAAGGGCCATGACCACGACATGTTCGACTACGAACTTTATATGTGGAAGATTGGTGAACCGGTAGAATCTGCTACCCGTATCACTTACCATTCCGGTAACGACCGTTGGCCGGATATCTGGCTGGGCAAGGTTCCTGTTAAGGCTGCGCCTGTTGCCACCGCTGCTGATGTAAAGGCCCAGGCTGCCGCAGCCGTTGCAGGTGGTGCAAGCGATGCCAAGATGGATGAGCTGATCAAGGCTATCGATCGCCTGACCGATGCGGTGAATGCATTGACCCGCACTCAGATGGACAAGAACATGGCCGCCGAAGGCGCTGAACACATTCCCGCAGGCGTCGCCGAGGCCAAGTAA
- a CDS encoding glycoside hydrolase family 5 protein, producing MKMFSIPALACAMTLGFGLASAQTITPTRVGPVSQYGQLITGKNSAGQGRIYGSCEGVKDGAEVQVRGMSLYWSMVAKSTEFWTPEGIATMVNDMNVQIVRAAMGTTNEDWWGCKDGTESCGNDKSKHITGYATDAEFQTNLMNTVVEAAIKNDIYVVIDWHSHQAHEEVDNATKFFTEMAQKWGQYDHVIFELYNEPKETSWGVIKDYADKVVSAIRQHSDNLILVGNRKYDQNPQEAINNEVTGENIAYTFHYYANSHCWEGQTSWGDPCEGANAQQAINAGLSVFVSEWGTADANGGGNPDTGRNTSWQNWMNQNKLSWANWSASKVEEGTAAFSSGSNRNSLQYTTSGQMVKEYLSTNPTTYTRCATAPIPEPNPEEAIHGLHSANFDVTFSGKALNVSGATANVEIFTAKGDKLMDINNVQGELSLAAFPAGKYLVRVKSGSVSKMKAISIK from the coding sequence ATGAAGATGTTTTCTATTCCCGCTCTCGCCTGCGCCATGACCCTGGGTTTTGGCCTGGCATCCGCTCAGACAATCACCCCCACCCGCGTGGGTCCCGTTAGTCAGTACGGCCAGCTCATCACCGGTAAGAATTCTGCTGGACAGGGCCGCATTTACGGATCCTGCGAAGGCGTCAAGGACGGTGCCGAAGTACAGGTTCGCGGCATGAGCCTTTACTGGAGTATGGTCGCGAAGTCTACCGAATTCTGGACTCCCGAAGGTATCGCCACTATGGTCAACGACATGAACGTCCAGATTGTCCGTGCCGCCATGGGTACAACCAACGAAGACTGGTGGGGATGTAAGGACGGAACGGAAAGTTGCGGCAACGACAAGTCCAAGCACATTACCGGCTATGCAACCGATGCCGAATTCCAGACCAATCTTATGAACACCGTGGTAGAAGCAGCCATCAAGAACGACATCTATGTCGTTATCGACTGGCATTCCCATCAGGCTCACGAAGAAGTGGACAACGCAACAAAATTCTTCACAGAAATGGCCCAGAAGTGGGGCCAGTATGACCACGTCATTTTCGAACTTTACAACGAGCCCAAGGAAACATCCTGGGGCGTGATCAAGGACTACGCAGACAAGGTCGTTTCCGCCATCCGTCAACATTCCGACAACCTGATTCTTGTGGGCAACAGAAAGTATGACCAAAACCCGCAGGAAGCCATCAATAACGAAGTAACCGGCGAAAACATCGCCTACACCTTCCACTATTACGCCAATTCCCATTGTTGGGAAGGTCAGACAAGCTGGGGTGACCCCTGCGAAGGCGCCAATGCCCAGCAGGCAATCAACGCCGGTCTGTCCGTATTCGTGTCTGAATGGGGAACCGCCGACGCAAACGGCGGCGGCAATCCCGATACCGGCCGCAACACCAGCTGGCAGAATTGGATGAATCAGAATAAACTTTCCTGGGCAAACTGGAGTGCCTCCAAGGTTGAAGAAGGTACCGCCGCATTCAGCAGCGGATCCAACAGGAACAGCCTGCAGTACACCACCTCCGGTCAAATGGTCAAGGAATATCTGTCAACCAATCCCACCACTTACACCAGGTGCGCCACCGCCCCCATTCCGGAACCCAATCCGGAAGAAGCAATCCATGGTTTGCACAGCGCAAACTTTGACGTAACCTTCTCAGGCAAGGCATTGAACGTTTCCGGTGCTACCGCCAACGTTGAAATCTTTACCGCAAAGGGTGACAAGCTGATGGACATCAACAACGTGCAGGGCGAACTTTCCCTTGCCGCATTCCCTGCAGGTAAGTACCTGGTTCGCGTAAAGTCTGGATCCGTTTCCAAGATGAAGGCAATCAGCATCAAGTAA